The genomic window TGTGTTGAGGGTTGGAGTATGGTTGTTCCTTGGAATGGTTATACACTTAGCTCTTTAATAAAAAAAGTTAAACCACTTTCAAATGCTAAATATATTAGGTTTGAAACTTTAGTTGATTCTTCAAGTTTCCCTGACCAAGATAGAGGAGTTTTCGCAACTTTGGATTATCCTTATGTTGAAGGACTTCGAATTGATGAAGCTATGAATGATTTATCTTTTTTAGCCATTGGGCTTTATGGGGATTTACTGCCAAAACAAAATGGTGCACCAATTAGATTAGTTACTCCTTGGAAATATGGATTTAAATCTATAAAATCAATAGTAAAAATTTCATTTGTAGAAAAAGAGCCTTTAAATACATGGCAAAAACAAAATCCAAAAGAGTACGGTTTTTATGCAAATGTAAATCCAAATGTTGATCATCCAAGATGGTCACAAAAAAAAGAGAGAGTTTTAGGTAGCTTTCTAAAACAAAATACATTAATGTTTAATGGTTATGAAAAAGAGGTTGCATCTTTATACAATGGAATGGATTTAAGAAAGTATTTCTAATGAAACGTTTTTTAATTTATTTAATATCATTATTACCACTGTTATATTTACTTGTGCGATTATTTATATTTGAAGATGTTAGTGATCCAATAAAATATATCTATACAATTACAGGGGCAAGTGCAACTGTGATAATTTTCTTTTCTATTACACTTTCATTAATAAGAGAAAAAATAAATTTAATAAAATATAGAAAAGAAATAGGACTTTTAGGCTTTTTTTATGCACTTTTGCATCTATTAAATTTTATAGTTTTAGATGCTTCTTTTGATTTTAGTTTTATTATAAAAGAGACAGTTGATAAACCTTTTATTTATTTAGGAATGATTGCATTTTTTATAGTTTTATTTATGGCAATAACATCAACAAAAGATTTATTTAGAAAATATAATAAATATCATAAATTTGTATACTTAGCCTTAATATTAGTTACAATTCACTGGATAATGGCTCAAAAAGCTATAAGTATATTGCAGTTTATATATATTGGAATAATTTTAATAATTGGATATTACAAACTTCTACAACAAATAATAAGAAAATATAAATAAAAAGAGTTATTTTATTAGCTCTTTTTATTAGTTAAATATTTACTAATATCTACTTCATCAATTTGCTCATCTAATAAGAAGTTTTTTGCATATTCTTTATAAACACCACTTGTTAAAAATATTTCAAAAAGATCACTGTCTATATGTTCATCATCTCTCATAAATGACATAATTTTTATTGATTCACTTAAAGTTTTTGCTTTTTTATATGGTCTATCAGCTGCTGTTAATGCTTCAAAAATATCTGCAATTGCCATAATTCTAGCTGGAATTGAAATTTCAGCTTTAACTAATTTTCTAGGATAGCCTGTTCCTATCATCGTTTCATGGTGAGAACCTGCATATTCTGGTACATTTTTTAGATTTTTTGTAAAAGGAATATTTTCGAGCATTTTGATAGTTATAATAATATGTTCGTTAATTTTGAATCTCTCTTCTTTAGTTAATGTACCTTTTTTTATACTAAGATTATAGAACTCACCTAAATTTCTTTCATATTTTGGAACATCCATTTTAAAGCCAAATCTTTTATATTCATCTAAATCAATTTTTCTAAATCTATAAATAATTTGTTCCGTTTTATCTTGGAGTAAATTTTCAATAACTGGTACAAAATCTTCTTTATTTTCCATTCTTCTTAACTCTTCATGTGACAAGCCCAATCTATTATCAAAGTTCCGTAACCACGTTATTTTGGCAATTTCTTCTAATCTATCAATACTTGATTGTTCCATAAATTCGCCACCTACATTACAATTTGCTATAAATTCAAAATCTAAAGTTAGTTTTTTATATTTTTGTTTTAGTTCTTCCTCAAGTTGAGTTTTATTTTTAGGACTTTGCAATAATTGTTCGTAATATTCAATAGTTGCATCTCTATATAAAACTTCAAATCTTGTTCTTATTTCATGAATTCTATTATAAATAGTTTCTAGTTTTGTTGCTTTATCAACAACATATTCAGGCATTACAATTTTCCCACAATCATGTAACCAAGCGGCTATTTTGAACTCTCTCCATTGCTCTTGAGTTGAAAAATTGAATTCTGCTAGTTTTTCATTTGTAGATTCAGAAGCAACTTTTGCTAGTGAGATAGCTAATTCAGGAACTCTTTTACAATGTCCACCTGTATATGGTGATTTTGAATCTATAGCTTCTGCTAAAATTTTTATAAAAGAATCAATTAAATTAGTCTGTTCTTTTTCATATTTTTGAATAGACTTAGACATACTTATAATAGAAGTTGATAATTTATGAAACTCATATATAATTGTTTTCACAGGTTTTACATTATCATATTTATTTTGTGCAATTTCATTTGTCAAAATTTCTAATTCATTTATTGGTTTTGTAACAAATCGTTGTAATATGTAATGAATTGGAAAATAGATAATTAGAATAATGAAAAAAGAAATAATAACACTATTTATAAGAGTATTTTTAATATCCGCAGTTACTATGTCTTTTTCTACATAAGAAGCAATGTACCAGTTCTGTCCACTATTTTTTTCTAATTTTGAAATAAAATATATATATTCTTTATTATCTTTGTCTTTTAATTCACCAGTTAATAAATTTTTTTCTATTTTTTCAAAAATGTTTGAATATAAAGAAGATTCCATATTATCAAGATTTAAAAGTTTATCATCTTTTGTTTTTAAATTAATATTAAATGAAGTCGCGATAACACCTTTTGACTGATTAAATAAAATTAATTTTCCATTTAAAATATTGGCCTTTGTTTCTAATAACTTTGATATTTTATTTAGAGTAAAATCAGCAGCAGCAACTTTTATTTTTTGATTATATTCATTAAAATCTCCAACAGATATTGTAATTCCTGGTTCTTTAGTTGAGTCAAAAATATATGGTTCAGACCAATAAATCTTAGAACTTTCAACTGATTTATACCAATCTCTTTTTCTTGGGTCATATGTTGAGTTGTTTATAACAATAGATGTTGTTAAGTAGTTTTCGTTTTTATAATACCAACAATCTAAATCTCTTTTGTCTATTTTATTTATACTTCTATATGCAAAAGTTGGTTCTCTTCTTGTTTGTAAAAAATTACCATATTCATCTGCTAAAAAAACACTTGCAATATTTTCATTTGATTTTAACTGTTCCCACATTACTTTTTCAATAATTGCTTCATTTGAAATAATGTTTGTATTATCAGTTATCTTTGATAAAACATTTAATTGTCCCACGATACTTTTTAGCGATTCCATAATTGTATTTGATAAATTATTTGTAATTTCAAAATTCTTCTCTTCTAACATTTTATAGGATTGTTCTAATCCTCGTAAATAAAAATTTGAAATTAAAAATAGTGATAACAAAAGTGTCAATGATCCAAATAGGACAAAAATACTCACCATAAAGGTATATCTATTATTTTTCATTTAAGTCCTTACTTTTTAAATATTCTTTTTTCAAATTTTCAAATTTCTCTAAAATATTCATATATGTATCTTCATTATTAAATAATATTTCAGAATTTAATAGACTTTTTTCATTTGGATAAGTGACTTTATTTGATAAGTCTTTTTCGTCAAGATATCTTTTTGAAGTTTCACTAGAAATAGCATATCCAGTTGTATTTCCAATTTTTGCAGAATTTTTATCATCAATAATAAAATCAATAAATTTATAAGCTAAATCTTTATTTTTTGAATCTTTTAAAATAACCATTCCATCTGCCCACTTTAAAGCACCTTCTTTAGGATAAATAAATTCAAAATCTTTAGAATTGTCAAGTATTAATTTAGCATCACCACTAAATGCCATTCCAACAGCAAAATTATTTGTAATAAAATATGTAATTGCATTTGCTGAACTTATATCTTTAATATTTGGGATTAATTCTTTTAATTTTTCATTGGCTTTATTTATTTCTTGCTCATTTGTACTATTTGCACTATAACCTAGAGATTTTAAGGTGATTCCAATTACATCGGCTGGTTCATTTGATAATAAAATTGAATTTTTGAATTCATCTCTCCATAAATCATCCCATTTTTCAATAGGTTCTTTTACAAGTTTTTTGTTGTAAATTAAACCAACTGTTCCCCATAAATAAGGAATTGTATATTCAAAAGAGTTTATGAAGGTACTTCGTAAAAAATTTTGATTTATATTTGAATAGTTTTTTAAGTTGTTTGGATTTAGTTTTTCTAATTTATTGAGTTTTTTTAGTTTAGTAATATAATTTGAAGAAACAATGAGTAAATCATAATCATTTTTTTTATTTATTTTTGTATATATTTCTTCATTTACTTCATGAATATCATATACAATTTTTATATTATTCTCATAAGCGAAATCTTTTAATAATTCCACATCAATATAATCAATGAAATTAGAGATTTTTAAAATTCTTTGTTGAGCAAATAAAGAAGTAATCATAATGATAATGCAAAATATATGTTTCATAGTAGCTCTTTAAAACTTAAGATAAATAATTGCAAATAAACTAATTAATAATAGCATACTATTGAATGAACTAATAAAATATTTATAAAATTAATTTTGATTTTTTAGGTGATTATTTTATTGAGCTTGATAAAAACTACTCAATAATATAAATCATTTGAAATTGGTTATTATTTAACCAGTTGTATTGTATTCTTTTGTAAGAAAACATGGTAAATTTCTTTATATACAAAAACAAAGGATAATGAATGAAAAAGTGGCTTTTATCAATTCCCTTACTAAGTGTTCTAGCATTTGCAGAAGATGTGGCTGAACCAGTAATTAATTCAGGTGATACTGCTTGGATGATGATCTCAACAGCATTAGTTATGTTAATGACACCAATTGGATTGGCTTTATTTTATGGTGGTATGACAAGATCAAAAAATATACTAAATACATATTCAATGGTATTTGGTTCTTTTGCGATTGCATTTATTGCATGGATCGTTGCAGGATTTTCTATCGCATTTGGAACTATTGATGGTTCTATGAATGAATTTATAGGTGGATTTGAAAATGTTATGCTAAATGGCATTAGTTGGAAAGATTTTGCAAGTGTTGATTTAGGACAACTTTATCCTAAATTTGTATTTGTAGTTTTCCAAGGTACTTTTGCAGCAATTACTGTAGCAATTGCTTCTGGTTCAGTTATTGAAAGAATGAAATTTTCATCTTGGATGACTTTTGCAGCTATTTGGACAATTGTTGTTTATGCACCAATTGCACATATGGTTTGGGGTGGAGGATACTTATTTAATGAAGGTGCTCTTGACTTCGCAGGTGGAACAGTTGTTCATATGAATGGTGGTCTTGCTGGTTTAGTTTTAGCTGTGCTTCTTGGAAAAAGAGCTGGTTATAATAAAGTAGCAATGAAACCTGTAAGTATTATTTTAACAGCAGTTGGTGCTGGCCTTTTATGGTTCGGTTGGTATGGATTTAATGCAGGTTCTGCATTTGGTGCAAATGCAATTGCTGGTGTAGCATTTTTAACAACAACTGTAGCTGCTACTGTGGCAACTCTTGCATGGTTAGCAATTGAAGCTATAATATTTAAAAAACCAACACTTCTAGGTGCTGCTTCTGGTGCTATTGCTGGATTAGTTGCTATTACTCCTGCTGCTGGATTTGTAAGCGTAGGTGGAGCTCTTATTATTGGTATTGTTGGGGCAATTGTAGCCTTCTTTGGGGTTTCAATCGTTAAGAAAAAACTTGGTTATGATGATAGTTTAGATGCATTTGGTATTCACTTCCTTGCTGGTTTATGGGGAGCAATTGCAACAGGTATCTTTGCACTTAATGACAAAGATTTATTATGGGATGGTCCTCTTAAAGCTTCAGATGATAGAGTGGCACAAATTTTAGTTCAATGTGAGTCTGCACTAATTGTAGGTGCTTATACATTAATCGGAACAATAGTTGTTTATTATATTGCCTCATTCCTTACTGGTGGAGCGCGTGTAAATGAAGATAAAGAGAGTCAAGGTTTAGATGAATCAGTACACGGTGAACGTGGCTTCAACTTATAAAATATATAATAAAGAGGACTAAATGAAAAAGATAGAAGTAATAATAAAACCATTTAAACTTGAAGATGTTAAAGATGCTTTAGTAGAAGTAGGAATAACAGGAATGAGTGTATATGATGTAAAAGGTTATGGAAGACAACAAGGGCATAGTGAGCTGTATAGAGGGGCAGAATATGTAGTAGATTTTTTACCAAAAATCAAGATAGATATAGTGGTAAAAGATGAGATGGTAGAATCAGTAATAAACGCAATTGTAGGTTCAGCAAAAACTGGAAAAATCGGAGATGGAAAAATTTTTGTTTCATCTTTAGATGAAGTTGTAAGAATTAGAACTGAAGAAAGAGGTAGCGAAGCTGTTTAATGCTTTTGCTTTGAGAATAAATTAAAAAGATGAAATTTAATTATTTCATCTTTTTTTTTAGCTTTATTTTCAAATATAGTGTCAAGTTAACTCTTGGTTAATTCTTGATTGGGTTTTAGTTAATTATGGACTGATAAAATTAATTCATAGATAAGTTGACGCAGCGACTTATTTATTCAATCGCTTAAGATAGATTTCTTAGACAAAATAATTTTTATGTTTCCTTGTATAAAGAAGGGATGTCAAGAGTACATCCCTTTTTTATTTTCAATCTTTCTTAAATCTATTATGCTACTATTGCGAAATGATAACACTTTTTATAAATACAACAAACAACTAATCCATGCCTTTATCTAACTTAAATCAAGAACAACTAAGCGCAGCCACTTGTCCTGCTGGTTACAATCTTATTATTGCTAGTGCTGGAACTGGAAAAACTTCTACTATTGTAGGAAGAATTGCAACGCTTATAAATAGTGGCGTAAACCCAAATGAAATTTTACTTTTAACTTTTACAAATAAAGCAGCAGCTGAAATGGTAGCAAGGGTTGCTAAATTTTTTGGAAAAGATATTGCCAAACAAATTATGGCAGGAACTTTCCACTCAGTTTCATATAAACTTTTAAAAGAATTAAAAGTAAATATAACTCTAAAACAACCAAATGAATTAAAAACACTTTTCAAATCAATCTATGAAAAAAGAGTATTTTTTGAAAGAGATGATGAAGCAAATCCTTATGATGGTGGATATTTGTATGATATGTACTCTTTATATCTAAACTCAAATGATGGGGAAGAGTTTGGTGAATGGATAAAGTCAAAAAATGCAAACCATGAATTATATACTTTGATTTATGAAGATGTAATTGCTGAATTCCATGAATTAAAAACAAAATATGGTTATGCAAATTTCGATGATTTATTAACAATTATGTTAGATACTTTAAAAGAAAAAGAGTTTGAATTTAAAGAGATTTTAGTTGATGAATACCAAGACACAAATCCACTACAAGGAAGACTTCTTGATGCTTTTAGACCAAAGTCTTTGTTTTGTGTAGGAGATTATGACCAAAGTATTTATGCTTTTAATGGCTCAGATATTGGAATTATTTCAACTTTTGGTGATAGATATAAAGACGCAACAGTTTTTACTCTACGAAAAAATTACCGTTCAACAAAACCAATTCTAGATTTAGCCACAAAAGTTATAGAATATAATGAAAGAGTTTATGAAAAAAAACTTGAAGTTGTACGAACTGAAAATGAACACAAACCAAAATTATTAGCTTTTAATGAACTTTTTTCTCAGTATGAATATATTTCAGAATTGATTTCTAAAAGTACAACTCCTCACAATGATATAGCGATTATTTATAGAAACAATTCAAGTGCCGATGGAATAGAAGCAAATCTAAGAGAGTTTTCAATTCCTGCAAAACGAAAAGGTGGGATGAGCTTTTTTGATTCGGTTGAAGTGAAATTTATACTTGATATTTTAGTTATGCAAATCACTCACAATGACATGATGGCTTTTATTCACGTGGTTGAACATGGAAAAGGTATTGGAAAAGCAATTGCAAAAGATGTTTTTGATGCACTTATAAAACTAGGTGATGGAGATTTATTAAAAGGTCTTTTTTCACCAAGAGAAGATATAAATAACCCTTACGAAAATGGAAAAGTTAAAAATAGACAATTGGGACTTTTTGATGATTTTATAGAGTTAGGTTCAATTTCAAAGTTTAAAGATTGTAATTTTGAAGAGGCTTTTTTAGGGAATCCAATCTTAAAACATCCCAAATTAAATGTAGATGGCGGGAAATATTTATATGATATTTATTTACTAATGAAACATTTAAGAAGAACAAAAATTCCAGAGACTTTAGTTTCAAGTATTTCATCTTCTATGGCATATTCAAAATTAAAAGATTTTTTATCTACAAAAAGAGCAACACAAAAAGACGGAACAATAAATCCAAGTCAAAAGACAAAATCACTTGCCAAAATTAATAGAAAGGTAATGCTTTTAAAAAATATATCAAGAAATTTTCAAGATTTATCAAAATTCATAAATTCAATGATTTTAGGTGGAAGTGAAATGAGTGAAGGAGATGGAGTAAATCTTCTTTCAATTCATGCAAGTAAAGGTCTTGAATTCAAAGAAGTTTATGTAATAGACTTAATGGATGGAAGATTTCCAAATAGAAAACTTATGAGTAAAGGTGGAAGTATAGAAGAGGAAAGACGACTGTTTTATGTAGCCGTTACAAGAGCAAAAGATATTTTATATCTTTCTTATGCTAAATTCGACAAAATAAAAAAGATGACTTTCGTAGCTAGTCCATTTTTAAGAGAAGCGGGACTTGTAATTAAAGATGATGAAGAATCTAAAACACAAGATTAATATTATAAAATACTGAGATTTTATTAAATTCCTATAGGAAAAAAAGTGGAAAAATTCTTTTTAATTATAACTGTTTGCACAATAATTATGATTTCACCGGGTGTTTCAAAACTATCTCGAACCCCAGTTGTTGTTGTTGAAATATTTTTAGGACTCTTTGCTGGATATTTCGGTTTATTATATGATGATGAAATTCTAAAATTAGTAGCTAAATTTGGATTTGTTTATTTGATGTTTTTAGCTGGACTTGAAATAAATCTAAAACTTGTAAAAATCATAAAAGCAACCCTTGCTATTAATGTAATTATGTATTTTATATTTTTGTATTCAATTGCAGGTATCGTTTGCTGGCTTTTTAACTTAGGAATAACATATTTTGTTGCTCTTCCTATTTTCTCTTTAGGTATGATTATGATGCTTATTAAAGAGTATGGAAAAGATGAACCTTGGCTAAATTTAGCTTTATCAATAGGTGTTGTTGGCGAAGTTATTAGTATTTTGGCGCTAACTTTATTTAGTGGTTGGATAGAGAATGGTTTTAATATTCAGTTTTTTCTTTCAATTTTAACTATTTTTAGTGTAATTGCTATTAGTATTTTAGGATTAAGAATTTTTTATCTTCTTTTTTGGTGGTTTCCTGAGTTAAAAAATTTTTTAATTCCAGATTCACAAGAAGATAGATATAACCAAGATATAAGATTTTCAATCTCTAGTTTACTTATTTTAGTTGCGATTATGTTAGTTTTAAAAATTGATGTTGTTTTAGGAGCCTTTACAGCTGGATTATTTTTTAAAATGTTTTTTAATCAAAAGCACGAATTACTTGAAAAAATAGAATCTTTTGGCTTTGGTTTTTTCGTGCCTATCTTTTTTATTTATACAGGTTCAACTGTAAAACTTGAAATGATTACTTTAGATATTTTAGAACATGCTATTTTTATTATGTTTTCAATAATTATGATTAGACTTATTAGTTCATATTTATCTTTTTACAAATACTTAAAATTTAAGCAAACAACTCTATTTGCTTTAAGTGATTCTATGCCTTTAACTTTTATGGTTGCTATTGCAATGCTTTCATTAAATTATGGTTTAATTACTCAATCAGAGTATTTTTCTTTTATAATAGCAAGTATGATAGATGGTCTCTTCTTAATGATTTTTATTAGAAAATTATATAAAATTTTTACTCCTAATCCTCTTTAATTTATTCTCAAATAATTTATTTGTGAGTAGTCAAAATTAGCAATTTCTTTTATGAAAGAATTGCTAAAATGAATACTCATTTATCGTTGTATACTTCAAGGAACACCGATTTTAATGCTATTCTATTGCTATGCATGAAATTTTTTATATAAGAAAAATTGATATTTTAAGTTTCATTTTAAGTTATAAAACTTATAATAACTTTGATGAATAAGGTTATAAAGATTTTTAAATAATTTAGGAGGTAAAAGTTGAAAAACAGTGAAGTTTTACAAAAAGATGTTAAATCTAATACTATTGAAGTAACAAGTAGAAGAGATTTTTTCAGAAAAACAGCTATTTACTCAGCTAGTGCCTTAAGTGCAGCATCAATTTTATCGCCAGTATCTGTAAAAGCAGATGAAGCGGCAATTATAAATGAAGTTCCTTGGGGTACAAAGTTAGGAGATCCAGTAGACAAGAACTTGTATGGAATACCATCGCCATATGAACATAGTAATATTAGAAGAACTCACGATTTGTTCTCATCAGGAGATGCATATGCATCTGTATCGATGTGTCCGATTCATGAATCTGAAGGTATTATTACACCAAATGGATTATTTTTTACAAGAGATCATGGTGGAACAGCCCATGTTGATCCTAATGAGTGGAGATTAATGATTCATGGTAAAGTTAAAAAAGAGATAGTTTTAACTTTGGAAGATTTAAAAAAATATCCAAGTGAATCAAGAATTTATTTTATTGAGTGTCCTGCAAATGGAAGTCCTGAGTGGAGAGGTCCTCAATTTAATAGTTTACAATTTATGAAAGGTCTTATGAGTGCTGCTCAATGGACTGGAGTTATGTTAAAAACTATTTTAGATGATTTAGGGCTAGAAAAAGATGCTATTTGGATGTTAGCAGAAGGAAGTGATAATGCCTCTAATCCAAGATCAATTCCTGTTGAAAAAGCTTTAGATGACGTAATGGTTGTTTGGGGGCAAAATGGTGAAGCATTAAGACCTGAACAAGGCTATCCTGTACGACTTATTGTTCCAGGATGGGAAGGAAACCTTAATACTAAATGGTTAAGAAGATTAGAATTCTCAGATAAACCATGGCATTCAAAAGAAGAGACATCAAAATATACAATGTTACAAAAATCTGGAAAAGCAATTAGATATTTCTGGGTAAATGAAGTTAACTCTGTAATTACAAGCCCATGTCCTGAAAAACCATGGACAAACTTGAAAAAAGGTGAAATGGTAGAAATAGAAGGACTTGCTTGGTCTGGACATGGAACTATTAAAGGTGTTGATATTTCATTTGATGGTGGAGATAATTGGGTTGAAGC from Arcobacter venerupis includes these protein-coding regions:
- the msrP gene encoding protein-methionine-sulfoxide reductase catalytic subunit MsrP codes for the protein MNIIRKKSWEISQNEVTPKELFEKRRSFIKLGAASLVASGAIMELLAQENLPKITLDFIKDENKNNLKLNTFEQITSHNNFYEFTTNQSAVKDMAHTLKTDNWKIKIDGLVENPMEIDLDDLKKMLMLEERIYRFRCVEGWSMVVPWNGYTLSSLIKKVKPLSNAKYIRFETLVDSSSFPDQDRGVFATLDYPYVEGLRIDEAMNDLSFLAIGLYGDLLPKQNGAPIRLVTPWKYGFKSIKSIVKISFVEKEPLNTWQKQNPKEYGFYANVNPNVDHPRWSQKKERVLGSFLKQNTLMFNGYEKEVASLYNGMDLRKYF
- a CDS encoding ferric reductase-like transmembrane domain-containing protein is translated as MKRFLIYLISLLPLLYLLVRLFIFEDVSDPIKYIYTITGASATVIIFFSITLSLIREKINLIKYRKEIGLLGFFYALLHLLNFIVLDASFDFSFIIKETVDKPFIYLGMIAFFIVLFMAITSTKDLFRKYNKYHKFVYLALILVTIHWIMAQKAISILQFIYIGIILIIGYYKLLQQIIRKYK
- a CDS encoding HD domain-containing phosphohydrolase produces the protein MKNNRYTFMVSIFVLFGSLTLLLSLFLISNFYLRGLEQSYKMLEEKNFEITNNLSNTIMESLKSIVGQLNVLSKITDNTNIISNEAIIEKVMWEQLKSNENIASVFLADEYGNFLQTRREPTFAYRSINKIDKRDLDCWYYKNENYLTTSIVINNSTYDPRKRDWYKSVESSKIYWSEPYIFDSTKEPGITISVGDFNEYNQKIKVAAADFTLNKISKLLETKANILNGKLILFNQSKGVIATSFNINLKTKDDKLLNLDNMESSLYSNIFEKIEKNLLTGELKDKDNKEYIYFISKLEKNSGQNWYIASYVEKDIVTADIKNTLINSVIISFFIILIIYFPIHYILQRFVTKPINELEILTNEIAQNKYDNVKPVKTIIYEFHKLSTSIISMSKSIQKYEKEQTNLIDSFIKILAEAIDSKSPYTGGHCKRVPELAISLAKVASESTNEKLAEFNFSTQEQWREFKIAAWLHDCGKIVMPEYVVDKATKLETIYNRIHEIRTRFEVLYRDATIEYYEQLLQSPKNKTQLEEELKQKYKKLTLDFEFIANCNVGGEFMEQSSIDRLEEIAKITWLRNFDNRLGLSHEELRRMENKEDFVPVIENLLQDKTEQIIYRFRKIDLDEYKRFGFKMDVPKYERNLGEFYNLSIKKGTLTKEERFKINEHIIITIKMLENIPFTKNLKNVPEYAGSHHETMIGTGYPRKLVKAEISIPARIMAIADIFEALTAADRPYKKAKTLSESIKIMSFMRDDEHIDSDLFEIFLTSGVYKEYAKNFLLDEQIDEVDISKYLTNKKS
- a CDS encoding ABC transporter substrate-binding protein produces the protein MKHIFCIIIMITSLFAQQRILKISNFIDYIDVELLKDFAYENNIKIVYDIHEVNEEIYTKINKKNDYDLLIVSSNYITKLKKLNKLEKLNPNNLKNYSNINQNFLRSTFINSFEYTIPYLWGTVGLIYNKKLVKEPIEKWDDLWRDEFKNSILLSNEPADVIGITLKSLGYSANSTNEQEINKANEKLKELIPNIKDISSANAITYFITNNFAVGMAFSGDAKLILDNSKDFEFIYPKEGALKWADGMVILKDSKNKDLAYKFIDFIIDDKNSAKIGNTTGYAISSETSKRYLDEKDLSNKVTYPNEKSLLNSEILFNNEDTYMNILEKFENLKKEYLKSKDLNEK
- a CDS encoding ammonium transporter, yielding MKKWLLSIPLLSVLAFAEDVAEPVINSGDTAWMMISTALVMLMTPIGLALFYGGMTRSKNILNTYSMVFGSFAIAFIAWIVAGFSIAFGTIDGSMNEFIGGFENVMLNGISWKDFASVDLGQLYPKFVFVVFQGTFAAITVAIASGSVIERMKFSSWMTFAAIWTIVVYAPIAHMVWGGGYLFNEGALDFAGGTVVHMNGGLAGLVLAVLLGKRAGYNKVAMKPVSIILTAVGAGLLWFGWYGFNAGSAFGANAIAGVAFLTTTVAATVATLAWLAIEAIIFKKPTLLGAASGAIAGLVAITPAAGFVSVGGALIIGIVGAIVAFFGVSIVKKKLGYDDSLDAFGIHFLAGLWGAIATGIFALNDKDLLWDGPLKASDDRVAQILVQCESALIVGAYTLIGTIVVYYIASFLTGGARVNEDKESQGLDESVHGERGFNL
- a CDS encoding P-II family nitrogen regulator, translated to MKKIEVIIKPFKLEDVKDALVEVGITGMSVYDVKGYGRQQGHSELYRGAEYVVDFLPKIKIDIVVKDEMVESVINAIVGSAKTGKIGDGKIFVSSLDEVVRIRTEERGSEAV
- a CDS encoding ATP-dependent helicase → MPLSNLNQEQLSAATCPAGYNLIIASAGTGKTSTIVGRIATLINSGVNPNEILLLTFTNKAAAEMVARVAKFFGKDIAKQIMAGTFHSVSYKLLKELKVNITLKQPNELKTLFKSIYEKRVFFERDDEANPYDGGYLYDMYSLYLNSNDGEEFGEWIKSKNANHELYTLIYEDVIAEFHELKTKYGYANFDDLLTIMLDTLKEKEFEFKEILVDEYQDTNPLQGRLLDAFRPKSLFCVGDYDQSIYAFNGSDIGIISTFGDRYKDATVFTLRKNYRSTKPILDLATKVIEYNERVYEKKLEVVRTENEHKPKLLAFNELFSQYEYISELISKSTTPHNDIAIIYRNNSSADGIEANLREFSIPAKRKGGMSFFDSVEVKFILDILVMQITHNDMMAFIHVVEHGKGIGKAIAKDVFDALIKLGDGDLLKGLFSPREDINNPYENGKVKNRQLGLFDDFIELGSISKFKDCNFEEAFLGNPILKHPKLNVDGGKYLYDIYLLMKHLRRTKIPETLVSSISSSMAYSKLKDFLSTKRATQKDGTINPSQKTKSLAKINRKVMLLKNISRNFQDLSKFINSMILGGSEMSEGDGVNLLSIHASKGLEFKEVYVIDLMDGRFPNRKLMSKGGSIEEERRLFYVAVTRAKDILYLSYAKFDKIKKMTFVASPFLREAGLVIKDDEESKTQD
- a CDS encoding cation:proton antiporter, with the translated sequence MEKFFLIITVCTIIMISPGVSKLSRTPVVVVEIFLGLFAGYFGLLYDDEILKLVAKFGFVYLMFLAGLEINLKLVKIIKATLAINVIMYFIFLYSIAGIVCWLFNLGITYFVALPIFSLGMIMMLIKEYGKDEPWLNLALSIGVVGEVISILALTLFSGWIENGFNIQFFLSILTIFSVIAISILGLRIFYLLFWWFPELKNFLIPDSQEDRYNQDIRFSISSLLILVAIMLVLKIDVVLGAFTAGLFFKMFFNQKHELLEKIESFGFGFFVPIFFIYTGSTVKLEMITLDILEHAIFIMFSIIMIRLISSYLSFYKYLKFKQTTLFALSDSMPLTFMVAIAMLSLNYGLITQSEYFSFIIASMIDGLFLMIFIRKLYKIFTPNPL
- the soxC gene encoding sulfite dehydrogenase gives rise to the protein MKNSEVLQKDVKSNTIEVTSRRDFFRKTAIYSASALSAASILSPVSVKADEAAIINEVPWGTKLGDPVDKNLYGIPSPYEHSNIRRTHDLFSSGDAYASVSMCPIHESEGIITPNGLFFTRDHGGTAHVDPNEWRLMIHGKVKKEIVLTLEDLKKYPSESRIYFIECPANGSPEWRGPQFNSLQFMKGLMSAAQWTGVMLKTILDDLGLEKDAIWMLAEGSDNASNPRSIPVEKALDDVMVVWGQNGEALRPEQGYPVRLIVPGWEGNLNTKWLRRLEFSDKPWHSKEETSKYTMLQKSGKAIRYFWVNEVNSVITSPCPEKPWTNLKKGEMVEIEGLAWSGHGTIKGVDISFDGGDNWVEAKLKGLVLPKSWTRFSYVIKWDGKPLLLASRSYDDFGNIQPTIDQETSAVGVESVYHRNAIVTWEITSKGECNNVQIRKHKKA